The following are encoded in a window of Maledivibacter sp. genomic DNA:
- a CDS encoding ANTAR domain-containing protein: protein MNKYNILVADSSETSRKKICNLLIKKGYKIFQATDGAGAIRMCRSVFPNLVIMDMNLWGMSAYEVAHIIEDNKLSNVIFITNSPNKAFYEKLREMNIFAYIMKPINPDQFYQMIEFSIMNSNKINSLKKKVEKLEETLESRKKLDRAKGILMKQFNVNEDEAYKMLRKKSMDTCRAMSETAKEIIDNYKLSKLHNYFL, encoded by the coding sequence ATGAATAAGTATAATATTTTAGTTGCAGATAGTAGTGAAACATCTAGGAAAAAAATCTGTAATTTATTGATTAAAAAAGGATATAAAATATTTCAAGCTACTGATGGTGCAGGAGCTATAAGAATGTGCAGAAGCGTTTTTCCAAATCTGGTCATAATGGACATGAATCTATGGGGAATGTCAGCCTATGAAGTGGCTCATATAATAGAAGATAATAAACTTTCCAATGTTATTTTTATTACCAATAGTCCAAATAAAGCTTTCTATGAAAAATTAAGAGAAATGAATATATTTGCTTATATTATGAAACCAATTAATCCAGATCAGTTTTATCAAATGATAGAGTTTTCGATTATGAATTCAAATAAGATTAATTCCCTAAAGAAAAAGGTGGAAAAACTTGAAGAAACTTTAGAAAGTAGAAAAAAACTTGATAGAGCAAAGGGGATTTTAATGAAGCAATTTAACGTCAATGAAGATGAGGCCTATAAAATGTTAAGAAAAAAAAGCATGGACACATGTAGAGCCATGTCGGAAACAGCTAAAGAAATTATTGATAATTATAAATTGAGCAAATTGCATAATTACTTTCTATAA
- a CDS encoding M1 family aminopeptidase, whose protein sequence is MYFIDDGMLNEDIKNSALKFAENSIGTFNKVFGKYPYKEYCVVQTDFPSGMEYPGIVFIGSQYYDRAFIKYLEILIAHETAHQWWYGVVGNDQIDQAWLDESFASYSEVIYFSENYGRGSGEKYHKSQNQEVFDKANFLDDEVILKNLNNFRDWNEYSLLVYTKGAIFLDDIKNRYGKEVFYKILKIYYNRYKFKIANTDDFLNVCEEVTGEELDSYFEKWLE, encoded by the coding sequence ATGTACTTTATCGATGATGGTATGTTAAATGAAGACATAAAGAATAGTGCCTTGAAATTCGCCGAAAATTCAATTGGAACCTTCAATAAGGTTTTCGGTAAGTATCCCTATAAAGAATACTGTGTAGTTCAGACTGATTTTCCAAGCGGTATGGAGTATCCAGGAATAGTATTTATAGGAAGCCAATATTATGATAGAGCCTTCATTAAATATCTTGAAATCCTTATCGCCCACGAAACTGCCCATCAATGGTGGTATGGAGTAGTCGGAAATGATCAAATAGATCAAGCTTGGCTCGATGAAAGCTTTGCTTCATATTCCGAGGTCATATATTTTTCAGAGAATTATGGACGGGGGTCGGGAGAAAAATATCATAAATCCCAAAATCAAGAAGTCTTTGATAAGGCTAATTTTTTAGACGATGAGGTAATATTAAAAAATCTAAATAATTTTAGGGATTGGAATGAATACAGTTTGTTAGTATATACAAAGGGAGCTATATTTTTGGATGATATTAAGAATAGGTATGGAAAAGAAGTATTTTATAAAATTTTAAAAATATATTATAATAGATATAAATTTAAGATTGCAAATACTGACGACTTTCTAAATGTATGTGAAGAAGTTACCGGTGAAGAGCTAGATAGTTATTTTGAAAAATGGCTTGAATAA
- a CDS encoding PAS domain S-box protein, giving the protein MFFKRSFKNRITIIFLVVVIIPLTFLGLITYRNIYKYLISQQNQKTLERIINDTNLLNSSFDSKINILQSLSLSLGYQIMDSKDEVYISRYLEQQKRTIGQGFSVIYVTDEAGKMYDANFWYENFRHIDFREMEWYQGPKTTKGIYFCNPYQDIATNHNIITISMPIYDKKGEFLGVLGADYLMENIIHQINNINMSHDTFHIIIDDDNNVVYSQDRLNSIDYKKFIQEPQKLVEMECSEKKIIGTYTRLDSINMGVITFQDIQDHYKYINEIKYFFIFIYIMMIMLIVFSIMYISEKLARPVMQLKQGVRRIVDGDYDTSLPIPNDEDFAELVESFNSMAITIKDSYESLSTQSMDLTLKNQLLQETYTELEQSYGRLQSTTEQLNYSEIKYRTLIENISDLIWVLDENGKITYINRRVKEILGYEREEVLGKHISTIMSSVHEYEDYEDIINQFYEKDTKSIDLWLLKADGEEKIVLSSSVNRIFNNDKIVAIQGIGRDVTEKIRLQDKILRKNKELVTLNSISNILNSRIEMDDLLRTVVDKIHELLKTEICSIRLLDGDWLKLKAISGKLKKHIYKDSINIHKAIVGRAVLEKKSIFLRNVKESDVYYNDKIFKLNQNLAKLLFIPLILDNETIGVLSVGFLREVDEVEIEILKAFSNHAAIAIEKAKLYQDLKDSYVKTIRTLATAVEAKDSYTEGHSTRVARYSTLIATQLGLEQKEIEEIYISGILHDIGKIGIDDAILTKPGRLTEEEYLAITKHPAIGQKILSHIGLPESILNGVLLHHKRYDLLGYPKDVQVDVLPIEACIIGAADAFDAITTNRSYSSARSMEDAIKELQNNKGTQFCPKIVDALEQVYVNNKEEIKEIINSSNID; this is encoded by the coding sequence ATGTTTTTTAAGAGAAGCTTTAAAAATAGGATAACTATTATATTCTTGGTTGTTGTAATCATACCCTTGACTTTTTTGGGTTTAATTACTTATAGGAACATATACAAATATTTAATATCACAACAAAATCAAAAAACACTGGAACGCATTATTAATGATACTAATCTACTAAACTCATCATTTGACAGTAAAATCAATATACTACAATCCCTGTCATTGTCCCTCGGATATCAAATAATGGATTCCAAAGATGAAGTTTATATTAGCAGGTATTTAGAGCAACAAAAAAGAACCATAGGTCAAGGATTTTCAGTTATATATGTTACTGATGAAGCCGGAAAAATGTATGATGCTAATTTTTGGTATGAAAATTTTAGGCATATAGATTTTAGAGAAATGGAATGGTATCAAGGCCCAAAAACAACAAAGGGCATATATTTTTGTAATCCATATCAAGATATAGCTACAAACCATAACATTATAACTATATCTATGCCCATATATGATAAAAAAGGTGAGTTTTTAGGAGTACTAGGTGCAGATTATTTGATGGAAAATATAATACATCAGATTAATAATATAAATATGAGCCATGACACCTTCCACATAATAATAGATGATGATAATAATGTGGTTTATAGCCAGGATAGATTAAATAGCATAGATTATAAAAAATTTATTCAAGAGCCTCAAAAACTTGTGGAGATGGAATGTTCAGAAAAGAAAATTATAGGTACATATACAAGATTAGATAGTATAAATATGGGAGTTATAACCTTTCAAGATATACAGGATCATTATAAGTACATAAATGAGATTAAATATTTCTTTATTTTTATATACATAATGATGATAATGCTTATAGTCTTTTCTATAATGTATATATCTGAAAAACTTGCTAGACCTGTTATGCAATTAAAACAAGGGGTTAGAAGAATAGTAGATGGAGACTATGATACCAGTCTTCCCATTCCAAATGATGAGGATTTTGCAGAATTGGTAGAATCCTTTAACTCAATGGCTATAACCATAAAAGATAGCTATGAAAGCTTATCTACACAATCTATGGATTTAACTTTGAAAAATCAATTATTACAGGAAACATATACTGAACTAGAACAGTCCTACGGACGGCTTCAATCCACAACAGAGCAATTAAACTATTCTGAGATAAAATATAGAACTCTTATAGAGAATATATCGGATTTAATTTGGGTACTAGATGAAAATGGTAAAATTACATATATAAATCGAAGGGTCAAGGAAATATTAGGATATGAGCGAGAAGAAGTATTAGGAAAGCATATATCCACAATAATGTCTTCTGTCCATGAGTATGAGGATTATGAAGACATAATAAATCAATTTTATGAGAAGGATACTAAAAGTATAGATTTATGGTTATTAAAGGCCGATGGGGAAGAGAAAATAGTTCTTTCATCAAGCGTTAATAGGATATTTAATAATGATAAGATTGTGGCCATTCAAGGTATTGGTAGAGATGTCACAGAAAAAATAAGGCTGCAGGATAAAATTCTAAGAAAAAATAAAGAATTGGTAACTTTAAATAGTATTAGTAATATTCTTAATTCTAGAATAGAAATGGATGATTTGCTAAGAACCGTAGTAGATAAGATACATGAGCTACTTAAGACAGAAATATGTAGTATCAGATTATTAGATGGGGATTGGTTAAAGCTTAAAGCCATTTCTGGTAAATTGAAAAAGCATATATATAAAGATTCCATAAATATACATAAGGCTATTGTGGGAAGGGCAGTGCTAGAGAAAAAGAGCATCTTCCTAAGAAATGTGAAAGAAAGTGACGTGTATTATAATGATAAAATCTTTAAGCTAAATCAAAATTTAGCTAAGCTACTATTTATACCTCTTATACTAGATAATGAGACCATAGGTGTGTTAAGTGTGGGTTTTTTGCGGGAAGTGGATGAGGTAGAAATAGAGATATTAAAGGCTTTTTCCAATCATGCGGCCATTGCAATAGAAAAAGCAAAACTATATCAAGATCTAAAGGACTCGTATGTTAAAACCATAAGAACCTTAGCAACTGCTGTTGAAGCTAAGGACTCATATACGGAAGGTCATTCTACTAGAGTTGCTAGATATTCTACCCTTATTGCAACGCAGCTTGGATTAGAGCAAAAAGAAATAGAAGAAATATATATATCGGGAATACTTCATGATATAGGAAAAATAGGTATCGATGATGCCATATTGACTAAACCGGGAAGGTTAACGGAAGAAGAATACTTAGCCATTACTAAGCATCCTGCCATAGGCCAGAAAATACTTAGCCATATAGGGTTACCTGAAAGTATTTTAAATGGAGTACTGCTTCACCATAAAAGGTATGATTTACTAGGATATCCAAAGGATGTACAGGTTGACGTACTGCCTATAGAAGCTTGCATAATAGGAGCAGCTGATGCCTTTGATGCTATCACTACAAATAGGTCCTATAGTAGTGCTAGATCCATGGAAGATGCAATAAAAGAACTTCAAAATAATAAAGGAACTCAATTCTGTCCCAAGATAGTTGATGCTTTAGAACAGGTATATGTAAATAATAAAGAAGAAATCAAAGAAATTATTAATTCATCTAATATAGACTAG
- a CDS encoding lipid II flippase Amj family protein, with amino-acid sequence MIIKTELFWGLIFLTIIIHLVDTMSYSVRLNSVKSGNFALSLSLFNLIVLVSRTANTFQGPLIGKMIDNSIKMSYDPIVHVRQVVFATTLGTVLGIVLIPTFLKIFAKAVSKLEATGSVPGLVVQSLSRGNIKRIAKSVTRPKKGMLKGLGFKDIPKGLLLLNVLITGVYTIGVLSAYYSAIYVPENRLAASASSGMINGIASILLTLFIDPKAALITDEAYRGKREYKDVKALVVMLIGTKLIGTLLGQILLVPAAKLIAFFYS; translated from the coding sequence ATGATAATAAAAACCGAATTGTTTTGGGGATTAATATTTCTTACTATAATTATTCATCTTGTAGACACTATGTCATACTCCGTAAGATTAAATTCTGTAAAAAGTGGCAACTTTGCTTTGTCCCTTTCATTGTTTAACTTGATAGTTCTAGTTTCAAGAACTGCAAATACCTTTCAGGGGCCATTGATTGGCAAAATGATTGATAATAGTATCAAGATGAGCTATGATCCTATTGTACATGTTAGACAGGTTGTTTTTGCTACTACCCTAGGAACTGTATTAGGTATTGTACTTATACCAACATTCTTAAAGATATTTGCTAAAGCTGTATCAAAGCTTGAGGCTACGGGGTCAGTACCGGGATTAGTTGTTCAATCCCTTAGTAGAGGAAATATTAAGCGTATAGCTAAAAGTGTAACTAGACCAAAAAAAGGAATGTTAAAGGGCTTGGGATTTAAGGATATACCCAAAGGATTATTGTTACTGAACGTTCTTATAACGGGAGTATATACCATTGGGGTATTGTCGGCATATTATTCTGCTATCTATGTTCCTGAAAATAGACTTGCAGCTTCTGCATCCTCTGGGATGATTAATGGTATTGCAAGTATTTTATTAACATTATTTATAGATCCAAAGGCAGCCTTAATAACCGATGAAGCATACAGAGGGAAAAGAGAGTATAAGGATGTAAAGGCCTTAGTTGTGATGCTAATAGGAACCAAGCTAATAGGTACTTTATTAGGGCAGATATTACTTGTGCCAGCTGCAAAACTTATAGCATTTTTTTATAGTTAG
- a CDS encoding HAD family hydrolase: MYECIVFDVDGTLLNTEKAVIGSLQRMLRVDFGKEFDEDALAFTFGIPGERALNQLGIVDIDRAMERWAIHISDFLKCIEPFSGIEETIQTLDEIEVKLGIVTSRNSKEIENDLALCKLINHFPWVISADDTIKHKPDPQPLLKFLEITDTDPSKTIYIGDTTYDYRCAEGAGIDFGLALWGAKDSEGIKAKYEFKHPSDILSILSSAQTI, from the coding sequence ATGTATGAATGCATTGTTTTTGACGTAGATGGTACATTATTAAACACTGAAAAGGCAGTAATAGGATCGTTACAAAGGATGTTAAGGGTTGACTTCGGTAAGGAGTTTGATGAAGATGCACTAGCATTTACCTTTGGAATACCTGGAGAAAGGGCATTAAACCAATTGGGAATAGTTGATATAGATAGGGCTATGGAAAGATGGGCTATTCATATAAGCGACTTCTTAAAGTGTATAGAGCCCTTTAGTGGAATAGAAGAAACTATCCAGACCTTAGATGAAATAGAGGTCAAGCTGGGTATAGTTACATCTAGGAATAGTAAAGAAATTGAAAATGATTTAGCATTATGTAAGTTAATTAATCATTTTCCATGGGTTATTAGTGCTGATGATACCATAAAACATAAACCCGATCCACAGCCTTTATTAAAATTTTTAGAAATAACCGATACAGACCCATCAAAGACTATTTATATAGGGGATACAACCTATGATTATAGATGTGCTGAAGGTGCCGGAATAGATTTTGGGCTGGCACTATGGGGAGCTAAGGATTCTGAAGGAATAAAGGCTAAATATGAATTTAAGCATCCGAGTGATATCCTTAGTATTCTAAGTTCAGCACAAACAATTTAA
- the glnA gene encoding type I glutamate--ammonia ligase, producing MSNKGEILKKAKELEVEFIHLQFTDIMGVMKNVSITIEQLEKALDNEIMFDGSSIDGFVRIEESDMYLRPDLSTFVVLPWASHPKEARLICDVYKSDGTPFDGCPRNVLKKVLKEAADLGYILNVGPECEFFLFHTDEKGEPSLETHDNAGYFDLAPVDLGGNARKDMTIVLKQMGYEIEASHHEVAPGQHEIDFKYADALATADNVMTFKMVVRIIAQRHGLHATFMPKPKFGINGSGMHINMSLATLDGKNAFYDENNNLKLSETAYNFLGGVIKHAKGFAAVTNPTVNSYKRLVPGYEAPVLIAWSASNRSPLIRVPAKRGNSTRIELRNPDPSANPYLALAAILKSGLDGIKNKIEAPKPVISNVYHMDALEMKEKGIESLPANLYEAVQELSKDEVVKEALGGHVSKKFVNAALYEWNEYSKYVSQWELDRYLRKF from the coding sequence ATGAGCAATAAAGGAGAAATTTTAAAAAAAGCTAAGGAATTGGAAGTGGAGTTTATTCATTTGCAGTTTACTGACATCATGGGAGTAATGAAGAATGTGTCAATAACCATTGAGCAATTGGAAAAAGCATTAGATAATGAAATAATGTTTGATGGGTCTTCAATCGATGGTTTTGTAAGAATAGAAGAATCCGATATGTATCTAAGACCTGATTTATCAACCTTTGTAGTATTACCATGGGCTAGTCATCCCAAAGAAGCTAGATTAATATGTGATGTATATAAGTCTGACGGTACACCATTTGATGGTTGCCCAAGAAACGTATTGAAAAAAGTATTAAAGGAGGCAGCTGATCTTGGGTATATTCTTAATGTTGGTCCGGAATGTGAGTTTTTCCTATTCCATACCGACGAGAAGGGTGAACCATCCCTTGAAACCCATGACAATGCTGGATATTTTGATTTAGCACCTGTAGATTTAGGGGGAAATGCCAGAAAGGATATGACCATAGTTCTAAAACAAATGGGATATGAGATAGAAGCATCCCATCATGAAGTAGCACCAGGGCAACATGAAATTGACTTCAAATATGCAGATGCACTAGCTACAGCAGATAATGTTATGACATTTAAAATGGTTGTAAGAATTATTGCTCAAAGACATGGACTTCATGCTACCTTCATGCCAAAACCCAAATTTGGAATAAATGGTTCCGGAATGCATATAAATATGTCACTTGCAACATTAGATGGAAAGAATGCTTTCTATGATGAAAATAATAATCTCAAGCTATCTGAGACAGCATATAACTTCTTAGGAGGAGTAATAAAGCATGCAAAGGGATTTGCCGCAGTAACAAACCCAACGGTAAACTCATATAAGAGACTTGTTCCAGGATATGAAGCACCTGTACTTATTGCTTGGTCAGCAAGTAACAGAAGCCCATTAATCAGGGTACCTGCTAAGAGAGGAAACTCAACTAGAATAGAACTCAGAAACCCAGACCCATCGGCTAATCCATATCTGGCATTGGCAGCTATACTAAAGTCAGGGTTAGATGGCATTAAAAATAAAATTGAAGCACCCAAGCCAGTTATTAGCAATGTTTATCATATGGATGCACTGGAGATGAAGGAAAAAGGTATTGAAAGCCTTCCAGCAAACCTATATGAGGCTGTACAGGAGCTTTCTAAGGATGAAGTTGTTAAGGAAGCACTTGGAGGCCATGTATCTAAAAAGTTTGTTAATGCCGCATTATATGAGTGGAATGAATATTCAAAATATGTTTCCCAGTGGGAGTTAGACAGATATTTAAGAAAATTCTAA
- the tadA gene encoding tRNA adenosine(34) deaminase TadA has translation MKEFFMQEALKEARKAFELKEIPIGAVIVRDNEIISRAHNLRESTKDPTAHAEIIAIRKASQVLGGWRLTNCDLYVTIEPCPMCAGAIVMARIDRLFIGSMDSKGGAVGSLFNIVDDDRLNHKAEVVYDVLRDECSSIMKEFFRSLRNK, from the coding sequence ATGAAAGAGTTTTTTATGCAGGAAGCCTTGAAAGAGGCGAGAAAAGCCTTTGAACTTAAAGAAATCCCCATAGGAGCAGTAATTGTCAGAGATAATGAAATAATCTCAAGGGCACATAATTTAAGGGAAAGTACAAAAGACCCCACTGCCCATGCAGAAATTATTGCTATTAGAAAAGCCTCACAGGTTCTAGGGGGATGGCGGTTGACAAACTGTGATTTATATGTTACCATAGAACCCTGTCCCATGTGTGCTGGGGCTATAGTTATGGCTAGAATTGATAGACTTTTCATTGGGTCTATGGATTCCAAGGGTGGAGCGGTCGGATCATTATTCAATATAGTTGATGATGATAGATTAAACCATAAAGCCGAAGTTGTATATGATGTTTTAAGGGATGAATGCTCAAGTATAATGAAAGAATTTTTTAGAAGCTTAAGAAATAAATAG